One window of Pyrus communis chromosome 12, drPyrComm1.1, whole genome shotgun sequence genomic DNA carries:
- the LOC137711270 gene encoding alcohol acyl transferase 1 allele GSa-like gives MCYKDNPSLKENRDPVKAIREALSRALVYYYPLAGRLWEGPNRKLMVDCNGEGILFVEAFGDVTLEQLGDKILPPCPLLEEFLFNFLGSDGINGCHLLLLVTEVMSPLVLQVKRLQPELITPAKPTPQETKFLSDIDDQEGLRFQLPIIMCYKDNSSLNENRNPIKVIKEALSRALVYYYPLAGRLREGPNRKLTVDCNGEGILFVEASTDVTLEQLGDKILPPCPLLEEFLFNFPGSDGIIGCPLLLVQVTRLTCGGFILALRLNHTMCDAPGFVQFLTAVAEMARGAHAPFILPVWERELLFARDPPRITCAHHEYEDVIDHSDGSYASNNQSNMVQRSFYFGAKEMRVLRQQIPPHLISTCSTFDLITACLWKCRTLALKINPKQVVRVSCIVNARGKHNNVRLPLGYYGNAFAFPAAVSKAEPLCKNPLGYALELVKKAKATMNEEYLRSVADLLVLRGRPHYSSTGSNFLVSDITRVGVGDVNFGWGQPVFAGPAKAVDLISFYIQHKNNIEDGILVPMWLPFSAMERFQQELERITLEPKEDICNNLRSTRIMSMM, from the exons ATGTGTTACAAGGACAACCCTTCACTTAAAGAAAATCGTGATCCCGTTAAGGCGATTAGGGAAGCCTTAAGCAGAGCATTAGTGTATTATTATCCTTTAGCTGGCAGGCTTTGGGAAGGGCCTAATAGAAAGCTTATGGTTGATTGCAATGGTGAAGGTATCTTGTTCGTTGAGGCTTTTGGTGATGTCACACTTGAACAACTGGGAGACAAAATTCTACCCCCTTGTCCACTCTTAGAGGAGTTCTTATTTAATTTCCTAGGTTCTGATGGAATTAATGGTTGTCATTTGCTTCTG CTTGTTACTGAAGTGATGTCACCCTTAGTACTTCAGGTGAAACGATTGCAGCCGGAACTTATAACTCCGGCAAAGCCAACACCTCAAGAAACAAAGTTTCTCTCAGATATTGACGATCAAGAAGGCTTGAGGTTTCAGCTTCCAATCATAATGTGTTACAAAGACAACTCTTCACTTAATGAAAACCGTAATCCCATTAAAGTGATTAAGGAAGCCTTAAGTAGAGCATTAGTGTATTACTACCCTTTAGCTGGCAGGCTTAGGGAAGGGCCTAATAGAAAACTCACGGTCGATTGCAATGGTGAAGGTATCTTGTTCGTCGAGGCTTCTACTGATGTCACACTTGAGCAACTAGGAGACAAAATTCTACCCCCTTGTCCACTCTTAGAGGAgttcttatttaattttccaGGTTCTGATGGAATTATTGGTTGTCCTTTGCTTCTGGTTCAA GTGACCCGTCTTACTTGTGGAGGTTTCATACTTGCATTGCGCCTAAACCACACAATGTGCGATGCACCTGGATTTGTCCAGTTCCTGACCGCCGTTGCGGAGATGGCAAGAGGCGCACATGCACCATTTATTCTACCAGTGTGGGAGAGAGAGCTCTTGTTTGCTCGAGATCCACCAAGAATTACATGTGCTCATCATGAATATGAAGACGTGATTGATCATTCTGATGGCTCATACGCTTCCAATAACCAGTCAAACATGGTTCAACGATCCTTCTACTTTGGGGCCAAGGAGATGAGAGTCCTTCGACAACAGATTCCACCCCACCTAATTTCCACTTGCTCCACATTTGACTTGATCACAGCTTGTTTGTGGAAATGTCGCACTCTTGCACTTAAAATTAATCCAAAACAGGTTGTTCGAGTTTCCTGCATTGTCAATGCACGGGGAAAGCACAACAATGTACGTCTTCCCTTGGGATACTATGGCAATGCATTTGCATTTCCAGCTGCAGTTTCAAAGGCTGAACCTCTATGCAAAAATCCACTGGGATATGCTTTGGAGTTAGTGAAGAAGGCTAAAGCTACCATGAATGAAGAATACTTAAGATCAGTGGCAGATCTTTTGGTACTAAGAGGGCGACCTCATTATTCATCGACAGGAAGTAATTTTTTAGTTTCTGATATAACGCGTGTAGGTGTTGGCGATGTCAATTTTGGATGGGGACAGCCAGTATTTGCTGGACCCGCCAAGGCCGTGGATTTGATTAGCTTCTACattcaacacaaaaacaacattgaGGATGGAATATTGGTACCAATGTGGTTGCCATTCTCGGCCATGGAGAGATTTCAGCAGGAACTTGAGAGGATTACTCTGGAACCTAAGGAGGATATATGTAACAACCTTAGATCAACTAGGATCATGTCAATGATGTAA
- the LOC137711639 gene encoding probable serine protease EDA2, with translation MASSALLHSSYGSGVWSKKEWVIPEVVENSKSNLQIGESAGPQCKVALQETTRIIEQSLTTNGKAIRALFGASQLDIDGDFMYFLADAAVIAQRKILRDLVAS, from the exons ATGGCTTCCTCTGCCTTGCTCCACTCCTCGTACGGCTCTGGCGTCTGGTCCAAGAAGGAATGGGTCATCCCCGAGGTGGTGGAGAATTCGAAGTCGAATTTGCAAATTGGTGAGTCTGCAGGTCCACAATGTAAAGTTGCACTTCAAGAAACTACTCGTATCATTGAACAAAGTCTTACAACTAATGGAAAAGCAATAAGGGCATTGTTTGGTGCAAGCCAG CTTGATATTGATGGTGACTTCATGTATTTTCTGGCGGATGCTGCTGTTATAGCG caaAGAAAAATACTCAGGGATCTTGTCGCTAGTTGA
- the LOC137711400 gene encoding alcohol acyl transferase 1 allele GSa, producing MMPPSVLQVKRLQPELITPAKPTPQETKFLSDIDDQEGFRFQVPIIMCYKDNPSVNKNRNPVKVIREALSRALVYYYPLAGRLREGPNKKLVVDCNGEGILFVEASADVTLEQLGDKILPPCPLLEEFLFNFPGSDGIIGCPLLLVQVTCLTCGGFILAVRLNHTMCDGPGLVLFLKAIAEMARGAHAPSILPVWERELLFARDPPRITCAHHEYEDVIDHSDGSYESNNQSNMVQRSFYFGAKEMRVLRKQIPPHLISTCSTFDLITACLWKCRTLALRINPKQVVRVSCTVNARGKHNNVRLPLGYYGNAFAFPAAVSKAESLCKNPLGYALELVKKAKATMNEEYLRSVADLLVLRGRPQYSSTGSYFIVSDNTRAGFGDVNFGWGQPVFAGPAKALDLISFYVQHKNNTEDGILVPMCLPFSAMERFQQELERITQEPKEDICNNLRSTRIMSMM from the exons ATGATGCCACCCTCAGTGCTTCAGGTGAAACGATTGCAACCGGAACTTATAACTCCGGCAAAGCCAACGCCTCAAGAAACAAAGTTTCTCTCAGATATTGACGACCAAGAAGGCTTTAGATTTCAGGTTCCAATCATAATGTGTTACAAAGACAACCCTTCAGTTAATAAAAATCGTAATCCCGTTAAGGTGATTAGGGAAGCCTTAAGTAGAGCATTAGTGTATTACTACCCTTTAGCTGGAAGGCTTAGGGAAGGGCCTAACAAAAAGCTCGTGGTTGATTGCAATGGTGAAGGCATCTTGTTCGTTGAGGCTTCTGCTGATGTCACACTTGAGCAACTAGGAGACAAAATTCTACCCCCTTGTCCACTCTTAGAGGAgttcttatttaattttccaGGCTCTGATGGAATTATTGGTTGTCCTTTGCTGCTGGTTCAG GTCACTTGTCTTACGTGTGGAGGTTTCATACTTGCAGTGCGCCTAAACCACACAATGTGTGATGGACCTGGATTGGTCCTGTTCTTGAAAGCCATTGCGGAGATGGCAAGAGGCGCACACGCACCTTCTATTCTACCAGTGTGGGAGAGAGAGCTCTTGTTCGCTCGAGATCCACCAAGAATTACATGTGCTCATCATGAATATGAGGACGTGATTGATCATTCTGATGGCTCATACGAATCCAATAACCAGTCAAACATGGTTCAACGATCTTTCTACTTTGGTGCCAAGGAGATGAGAGTTCTTCGAAAACAGATTCCACCGCACCTAATTTCCACTTGCTCCACATTTGACTTGATCACAGCTTGTTTGTGGAAATGTCGCACTCTTGCACTTAGAATTAATCCAAAACAAGTTGTTCGAGTTTCATGCACTGTCAATGCACGGGGAAAGCACAACAATGTACGTCTTCCCTTGGGATACTATGGCAATGCATTTGCATTTCCAGCTGCAGTTTCAAAGGCTGAATCTCTATGCAAAAATCCACTGGGATATGCTTTAGAGTTGGTGAAGAAGGCTAAAGCTACCATGAATGAAGAATACTTAAGATCAGTGGCAGATCTTTTGGTACTAAGAGGGCGACCTCAATATTCATCAACAGGAAGTTATTTCATAGTTTCTGATAATACGCGTGCAGGTTTTGGAGATGTCAATTTTGGATGGGGACAACCGGTATTTGCTGGACCCGCCAAGGCCTTGGATTTGATTAGCTTCTACgttcaacacaaaaacaacactgAGGATGGAATATTGGTACCAATGTGTTTGCCATTCTCGGCCATGGAGAGATTTCAGCAGGAACTAGAGAGGATTACTCAGGAACCTAAGGAGGATATATGTAACAACCTTAGATCAACTAGGATCATGTCAATGATGTAA